Genomic window (Amaranthus tricolor cultivar Red isolate AtriRed21 chromosome 7, ASM2621246v1, whole genome shotgun sequence):
CATGTAGTACATCTTGATGTTGGTGACATTTTTATTAATCTTCTTGAACATGAGCAGAAAGAAACCCTATCGGTACTTTCTCCTGTGAAGAAATTTTTATTGGAACTTGGTTTTAGAATGATTTTCTTCCTCTTCAGGTAAATCAGCCACAACTTTGAAAAATAGTCCAACACATGCATTGAGTGGTTGCTAATTTTATGCTCCTCGAGGGGTTGTATTTGGATTTATTGTATAAAAGAGTCAACTATAGAATTTTTTAATTGGAAACTATGGTTTTGAATTTTAGAGGTTGTGATTTTGATGGACATCCATTTCTTACTTGAGTATATAATTATTTACTGTTTTTTTCTTGttgataattgattcattgctatACTCTTGTGCTCACTGCAACTTGCAGAACTCGAGATTCCTCCAATTTGTGTCAAAGATGAGTCGTGGTGAACTTTTTGTTGAAGGAAATCAAGTCAAAGAGAATTCAGCAGCTATGTCAGGGGATTGGGCAGCAGAATTCCAAAACCAGCATGATGGGGGTCTTTCTTGGGCAGACCAGTTTTCTCATGAAGCGGCAAGTCTACCGCTTCTGAAATTTTACTAGCAATGCAATGAATTTTTGGAAAATATGAGTTTGCATAACCATTCTATGTCCTGTCTGCATGTATATGTTAATTTCTTTAAAGATGCCAATAAGAATGTGGTGGGAAAAAGGGGGGACACCTCAGTAGTTGGCGACCTGGGCATTGAAGATTtgaatattattcttttttaaattaCCTTCCTTCTGCTTTCAGATGGAACATCTTGTTGGCGCAACAACCTCTTGTTTTCCAGTCATTTTGTTACTTATTAGTTTCCAATGTAAGAAAGTGGCTTATGGTCTCCAtcgaaaaaacttttttgttttaatcAAACATTTCACTAAGAAGCTTGAACTTATTCTCAACATATTTATACCCTTGGAAATTTTACATTCATCATTTTGgaaataataatgattacaTCTTTATATCTTGATTCCGGGATCATTTCAATATCTGCAACTGCAACTTGGGTTTTCTGATTGGAGTGGTTGgttttttgacttttgttgtcttttataattatgttttcAGGTCTCTCGTGATGGTGGTAAATGGGTTAATGAATTTGCTAGTGGAAGCAACCAGGAATTGTTACCTGAAGAGAAATGGGTCGATGAGTTCTCCAAATTAAATGTTCAAGATTGGGCTGGAGAATTTGAGCAACAAGCTGAAAAAGATAGCTGGGCTAGTGCTTATGATGAGTAAGTTTATCCATATGAGAAAAATCAACTTGGTCAgaaaatttttctgaatttatcaataaaaaaatttaagtgaATAACTTTTAGCTTGCAGAGAATCATGCATGTTAGGACAaaaccttatttttttttattttgaaatgtaGGTATCTCAATGAGCAATCTGCTGCCAATCTTAATTCAGATTCCTCGAAGGGCATCTATGTGTTCTCTGACATGAATCCCTATGTTGGTCATCCTGATCCTCTAAAAGAAGGGCAGGATCTGTTCAGGAAAGGGCTTTTGAGTGAAGCAGTCCTTGCTTTGGAGGCTGAAGTCTTGAAGAATCCTGATAATGCTGAAGGTTGGAGGTTGCTAGGAATAGCTCATGctgaaaatgatgatgatcagcAGGTCAGCACTTGctcaatatgttattttgatggCTCATTGCTTCATCACTTTCTATGGCTGTTTTGTTTGGGGTATTCAGAATGTGTATAGGTTATTATAATTCCCATTTACCTTTAcaggtgtttttttttctttccctcTTTTGTTATCCTTCACCTATATTTcttgattgtttttattttgaaatgtgaCATCCTAATCCCCTAACCTCATAGTGTTTTGAATTTTCTCTTTTTAGGTTTTGTAACCTTGTCCATCTTAGGTTTTCTCCCCTATTCCAGCAATGCGACCTGACATCCTCCTCTTCAATCCCTGATAATCACCTTCTCATTTTCAGTTACCATCAATATCAAGCCCTAGATCTATCGTTGTACTAGGTAAACTGTCGAACCCCTATTTTTCCACCATGAGGGTGTGAAAGATCACAACCCTCAACAATGACCTAAGCTTCATTCCATTTTTAACTTGCCCCTCAGAGGCAGTATAACCACCACCACACAGAACTCTGTCTCCAGGGATCTTATTTCCTCATCTCGAAGCCCATACCTCCTCGCCTCTGGCCATTACTTTCCTTAATTTCCTTTACTTGCATGCAGGCCACAACAGCCATGTCCTTCATCAGCCAATTCTTACCTCTACAAGACTTTGAACAGCAACATTACTCCCTCCACTCCACCAGCCTTCACCTTAGGGGGAGCCATCCTACAACCCACCACTAATAAAGATgagtaaataaatataaaataatagattTACATATAAATTAACTTACTAGAAACTTGCTGCTGTTTTCCTCGGAATAATGTcccaaaatattttcttttggtGTTCATGTCTTGTTTTTCAGAAAACCAAAGGTTGAGCTCTAGGCATAAATGAGCTTGTATGTGATTGAGTTGAGACTGATAGTTGTTGGGAAATCTTGGTGTAACAGAGAGAACGTGGGTGCATGGATGTAAACAAAGGAGAACATTCCCCCATCCCAACCAAACACGTAAAGGGAAAGAGATTTTATTTCTTTCCATTCCTTCCTCAATTTCTTTCTGTAACAGCCTTAGTGGTAGGTCTGAGCTTATTTGGATATGCCCTTTCCTTATGTGGGTAGAAGATCTATTATTTTGCCATCATTGTTCTACTGCTTGTTGgctcgtcattgttcattgtactatGAAAAGCTTTAAACAAACTGCCAGGGTGTTAAATAGCCATGAGAATATGATACCTTACTCCTTTTTCCATTGGAACTTGTAAGGCTATAGTTTGAGCCGCAAATGGTAGTGACATTGCTTTGGCAACCTTTTAAATCTTGTAATTGCTGGATGGTCTTGCTTTGTTGGAGCAATTACTTGGTCTGTTGAAGCTTCTTATCATAGTCATTTATGAGGTTGCAGGCTATTGCATCAATGATGAAGGCTCAAGATGTTGACCCCACAAACCTAGAGGTGCTTCTTGCTCTTGGTGTGAGTCATACAAATGGTAATATGatccttctctttttcttcaaTCTATATTTTACTGTGCTTTTGGTAAATATAGCATCTCTGGACTTGCTTGCCTggtcaaagtttgtttgttgttggttttgtaATTTGGAAATATTAGAAACTTATTGAGTGCTTCATTTCTTTGAAATGGTAAGTGGTAACATCTTCATACTCTGGAAATTTGTTCAACGTCAGGCTTGTAGTCTATGAATGTGTCTGCATATCAATTGTTATAATCTTATTATTGTAACGCTCATCAGTAGTGAAActgttttaaaggttttgagATGTTATGTAATAGAAGGTGTATGTGTTATTACAGAATTGGAGCAATCTGCTGCACTGAAGTATCTGTACCAGTGGCTTCGTCACCACCCTAAGTATGGGACACTTTCACCTGGAGAGATGCCAGATTCGCTTTATTATGCTGATGTACGTGTCATCACTTTGAAACTTCACATCTATTGCTTAATGAGTTCCGTGATTCTGTTATTCTGTGTTTGGACCAAAATTTGAAGTTTATGATGATTTGTAAAAGGCTCAACACATATTTTTGAAGTATTTCCAGTTTCGATACCTCATGAACATATTAAAATTCCCTGAAAGGTCTCGTtaatttaatgttaataatgGCTAATGTGAGTGTGATAGGGGTATGTAGTCTCATGTTTGTTGCATTTGTAGTAGATTTTAGGTATCGAGAAAGGATATTGAGAAAATTCAAACATGATGTGTACCCAAGTGTGATTTGCCTTTGATCACGATCGTGGTAATGGAGCGTTTGATGCGGTTATTGTAACATCTAAATATCGGCTGAAAGCATGAGATGCCCCTTGTTACCTGCCAAAACACGGTTTTTCCGCACCTTAACAACACAGGATTATCGGTTCCGTCTTTTTAAGAACGTTTACAACGCAACCGATTTGATACGATATGGtcttatttttataaatgatgaggatacaaaatgtatttttgtAATGGCCTTAGATGTGGTATAAAAAACTCTTGTTGAGTTGCTGTAGATAATAAATGCAAGTATCATTTCTTATTGTAGCTCTAATGTTTTACCCTCTTTCCCTGCTGAAGGGTGGGGAAGATGGGAGGGTTATGGATTCTTCTTTAGACGATTGCCATGATTTTCTCACCCTGATATCATGAACAGTTtgtattttttcaatataatcTTTTGCATTCACTCTTTATGACCTAAAAACGCATGGCATGCAGGTGGCAAGGATATTTAATGAGGCTGCTCAAATGTCGCCCCAGGATGCTGATGTCCATATAGTATTGGGAGTCCTTTATAACTTATCTAGGGAATATGACAAAGCTATTGATTCATTTAAGACGGCTTTAAAACTAAAACCTCAAGATTACTCTCTCTGGAATAAACTTGGTGCCACACAGGCTAATAGTGTTCAGAGTGCCGAAGCCATAGAAGCTTATCAACAGGTAACTTCTTTTGCAATTCATGACACCTTTTatgcttttaaaattttatgagCCTGTATCCTAAATATCACATTTAAGTGGAGTTTATGTTGTTCATAAAAGTTAAGTCAACCACATAGTTTCTAGATCTATGCTGCAACACATCGTCGTACCTTGTATGTGCTCTTGGTTATTGAATTTAAGTAAATTTAGGCATCTCCCAGGATCGTTAATCATATATTATTTTCCCTGTTACTAATTGTTATCTTGGTATAATCTTGTTTAGTAATGTATAGTCTAAGTATGCAATGATTGCTAGGTTGTTGTCCATAAGTGATGCTCTCATATATGTTGTTAAATGAGATTCAAGACGTAATGAATTATTGGATGATCAGCGTTTTGTTTCTACAAGAATCTAGATAGGTAGGAGGAAAGGCTTAAGCAACGTCCATTAAACAAGTTTTGGTATTTACGTAGGGAAAAGAATAAATATGGAGTATAAACTATTATTAActactagtttataacatagtaGAGAATAATAACTGTATTATGGAATATGGAGAGCAGGTAGGGGTGGTTGCCTTGATGTAAGGTAATGCATGGGGACAAATTTAGTAACACAACATAGAATCCTACCTCTTAAGTCTCAACTATAGGATCCAAGTAAATATAAGAAAAGTACGATGCTAAATGGAAAATACAAAATAGACGGTGGAAACTTAAGGATAAATAAATTAAAGCTGTAGTTGAGGGAAAGACTTTGGAAATCTTAACCGATCCATGtttaactttgatgaaaatgaagaaaattcttGTGGATAAGGAATCTAGTGGGGGAATCCAATGGTACATTTTTGTGCACAATAATCCATCACATTACAGAACCCTAAGGAAGTGTCGGGATTACAGAAGTATTGTCATACGAAGAGGGTAAAGTTAAGCAAAGGAAGAAGCGAGGTCAAAGGTGTATGAAAAGATGTGGTTAAATGTATCAATGGTAAGGATCATAGAGTCCTAGCATAAGATGAACACAAAATAAGGATAAGTAGAGGAACTTCTTGATGAGTTTTTCAATGGAGATATTGACTAAGCTGTGAATCATAGATTTAATGTGGTTGGCTCTAATAAAAAGATGCTATAAATGATATTGTGGGATCATATTGTAGCCGTGTAAATAAAGGGATAGTTCTGTAGGTGCGAAAGGAAGGACTTATGCATATAACCCAAGTACTCGTCCAATTTCTAAACTAAACTTGTTCTTTTTGTGTTATGATATTGCTTTTGCTCGAAGCAAACCATGGCTCTTTgagtatatatttattgggtAAATTTGAGAGCTTTCAGGTGATGTAGCAAGAGTGTCCGTTCAGAGATCCAGTATATTCATGAGGAACTTCAAATCCCTTCATCACCTTTATTGCTCAGCGATCCAGGAATCTCAAATTCTGCACCTTTTACAAACCCACCTAAAAACCTTCAAATCCCTGATGATAGAGTTTTTTCATGCTTGGtattgggattaaggctttggcattgttgttgtacCTTCTTAAATATGTTCTTGCTTTCTTGATCATATCTTGATTTACAGTCACTTAGGAAGAGTATAAATGACATTTGACCATCATCCTGCAAACATCAAGGGAAAGTGAATTGTATGCCAATGCAAAGAAAAAGTGACTTGGAAAAATTTGAGGTGTTGTTTTTGGGGACATACTATTTCAAATTGGGGGTGGCAATGGACCAGGAAAAGATTTTCAACCATTTTAAACTGGCTTCAACAGAAGCATTTGAGGGACTTGAGGGGATTTTTTGGGTTAAGAGGATATCATAGTGAGTTCATTTCATGTTTTAAGCCAAACGTCCAGTATACCCCAAACACTACAAATAGCTGATTTTACTAAAACCTTCAATATACCACAAATCAGCTCTTTTTCACCGAATATCTACCAAATAAGCTCTTTATCAAATGCCCCATAGTTTTTGATTAGCCTTGATTGTTGGAATTTTCTTTCGTGTGCGGCATTTGATCACTTACTCCCTCTGTTTCACCAAATTTACTCCATGTACATTTGGTGAGCAAACCAAGGTAATTGGTAAAAGGTGGTAAAAAGGTATTATTTTATGGGGAAGTGGGAGAAATGTGTGGCTGAGATGAAATTGTAAGTTAAATATGTGGATGAAAATTGAAGAGATTGTGGGTCATCGTTAAAAATTGAAATGGGGCAAATTTAGTgggacaaactaaaatgaaaaatagggCAAATTTCGTGAGACAGAGGGAGTATATCTTACTGATTCCAGCACTTGAAAGACTGAAATACTCTTCTATTTCTAGCCTTTCCTTTCCAAAATCGCATATAAATGAGCTGCAAAGTGTTATTTTTTGGATTTATGTCTGACGGTTTCTAATCTATGTTTCCGAGGGGCAATCCCAAAATTTTGCTCTGTTTATACATGTGGATGATTGGTAATGAAGAGTAtatattcttttctttttgacTAATGTTTAAATTTGTTGGTTTTCTATCAGGCCCTGGATTTAAAGCCTAACTATGTTCGTGCGTGGGCAAACATGGGTATCAGCTATGCCAACCAGGTTTTGCTTTACTATTCTTAATCACCAGCTTTTTCTACATAATATAGAAACTTTCTTTTTTCATGCCACTTCCATTCTTTTACATCCAACTGCACGGAACCTTCCTTTTCTGATACATAATCACCCGGTTTTGGCACATGTTGTGCACAACTTACACGGGATATATCTCGTATGTCTTAGGCTAatgtttaaattaatattgGCAGGGCATGTACGAGGAATCAATCCGCTATTACGTTCGTGCACTTGCAATGAATCCAAAAGCAGATAATGCATGGCAGTATTTGAGGATTTCTTTGAGGTATCCTGAATTGTAGACGATATTTTATCTACTTATTGGGACTTTATCAATGCTCACATAACATTTTGTGTATTGTAGTTGTGCTTCAAGGGACGACATGTTGGAAGCTTGTGATTCTCGTAATCTCGATGTCCTTCAAAAAGAGTTTCCACTTTGAGATGCTCCCCTTGTATAGTTTCGTAATCTGCTCATTTTTACCCCACGAGGTATGAGATGCTCCCCCTATATTGTTTCGAAATCCTCTCGTTTTTGCTTGATTTCTGAAGCGAGGTTTGAATGTATGCAGGCTGTTCCTTATCAGCATTTTGATGAGAATACAATCAGCTGCTGGCAAAGCTTTAAAGACTAAGCTCAAATGATGTAGCCAATAGTGCAATTATCTTTGGAGAAGATTATTAGCATTTTCAGCATCTATAAAGTTGAGTTTATGTTTGTAAAATGTAAATCAAATGTTGATATGCTTCACATAAATAAAGCTGTATATCTGAAGTTTCTAAAAACATGCAATTTAAGTACTTATATTTTACTTGAAAAATTCAATCTTGTTGAGCCCAATCCATATGAAACGATCAAGCCCATCATCATTTTTTGATGAATGAACTACTTTTGTTGGAAACCGTTTTTTGGTAAGACAAAATAAGAAGTATATAggttaataatttgtattactgAGCTACTTAATCTATATATGAGGCGTATTTTACGGTGAGACtttcatataagaatttttatgaATATAAGGGATGACTACTTcaagtaattattttttagtgaCAATATAATTGTATATAAAACCTTGAGCAAACTAgtgattgtttttaattatttatgttaatttctTCTCTTTAAAATGCTTATCTTAACTCgatacttttaatttttgaaaccATATGAAAGCTTAAGGTAAAAATCGATACAAATATTTTATGTCAC
Coding sequences:
- the LOC130818378 gene encoding peroxisome biogenesis protein 5 is translated as MAFRDLVTGGDSCTVPGSSSSSNPLGSLANALIGSSSKTQDRLKEIPTATSSGASGQLYSNSDTTLPGLESEYNQLSNGQDTGFLQNYRAASHGGLTEAWDDIQFPQRDPNFAESRQVFNGRSAIDAQPSTDGPPQQILSGFLHSFVDSSRFGVPFRPAPLPMLGLSKGEKQCIRNRSSIMARHFFSDKSEDFINAQVDALLHSLDIDNDVQIKGPLPGRELEEYWNESQSIQAAVADRWVTEFRPQQPEPFPINGWVNSFEQEHGRNGWASEFEHEQAQAASLTQSPSPHMSQFAAMEQTRMLAHTLAQNNDPKFQNSRFLQFVSKMSRGELFVEGNQVKENSAAMSGDWAAEFQNQHDGGLSWADQFSHEAVSRDGGKWVNEFASGSNQELLPEEKWVDEFSKLNVQDWAGEFEQQAEKDSWASAYDEYLNEQSAANLNSDSSKGIYVFSDMNPYVGHPDPLKEGQDLFRKGLLSEAVLALEAEVLKNPDNAEGWRLLGIAHAENDDDQQAIASMMKAQDVDPTNLEVLLALGVSHTNELEQSAALKYLYQWLRHHPKYGTLSPGEMPDSLYYADVARIFNEAAQMSPQDADVHIVLGVLYNLSREYDKAIDSFKTALKLKPQDYSLWNKLGATQANSVQSAEAIEAYQQALDLKPNYVRAWANMGISYANQGMYEESIRYYVRALAMNPKADNAWQYLRISLSCASRDDMLEACDSRNLDVLQKEFPL